One window of Sphingobacteriales bacterium genomic DNA carries:
- a CDS encoding UDP-N-acetylmuramoyl-L-alanyl-D-glutamate--2,6-diaminopimelate ligase, producing MPVLSNILYKVALKEVLGSTNLEVEHLCLDSRLVQPNTLFAAISGTLSDGHAFIGDAILKGAIVILCEKMPEAIQTNITYIRVDNVAEALGIIADNFYDNPSSKLKVVGVTGTNGKTTTTTLLYQLFLKLGFKTGLISTIQYFINHRVYDSTHTTPDSIQLNRLLNEMVNEGCTYCFMEVSSHAMVQFRVNGIHFAGGIFTNITHDHLDFHLTYDNYIKAKKSFFDMLPSQAFALVNADDKNGKVMLQNTGARKFTYALKSPADFKAKILENSFDGLVLLMDGQELHTHLIGEFNTYNLTAAYAAAMLLIDEKINILTHLSALKAAEGRFDNVSNQERTIIGIVDYAHTPDALEKVLQTINHIRTKNEQLITVVGCGGNRDKAKRPVMAKLACELSDRVILTSDNPRYEDAEAIINDMKAGVSPQYSGKAISITNRREAIKTACMLAKKGDIILVAGKGHEKYQEINGIRQHFDDKEELQTALNQISGLKT from the coding sequence TTGCCGGTATTAAGCAACATATTATATAAGGTAGCGCTCAAAGAAGTGCTGGGCAGCACGAATCTTGAAGTTGAACATCTTTGTTTAGACTCAAGGCTTGTTCAACCCAATACTTTGTTCGCAGCTATCAGTGGCACTCTTTCAGATGGGCATGCTTTTATAGGCGATGCTATTCTTAAAGGTGCAATTGTTATCCTTTGCGAAAAAATGCCGGAAGCTATTCAAACCAATATCACTTATATCAGAGTAGATAATGTTGCCGAAGCCTTAGGAATTATAGCAGACAATTTTTACGACAATCCTTCCTCAAAATTGAAGGTGGTTGGAGTTACAGGTACTAATGGCAAAACCACTACCACCACATTATTGTATCAACTGTTTTTGAAACTTGGTTTTAAAACCGGATTGATTTCGACCATTCAATATTTCATCAATCACCGCGTGTATGATTCAACACATACAACCCCTGATTCCATTCAACTGAACCGATTATTGAATGAAATGGTCAATGAAGGATGTACTTATTGCTTTATGGAGGTAAGTTCACATGCAATGGTGCAATTCAGAGTTAATGGGATACACTTTGCCGGAGGTATTTTTACCAATATCACCCACGATCATCTTGATTTTCATCTGACTTACGACAACTATATAAAAGCTAAAAAGTCTTTTTTTGATATGCTGCCTTCTCAGGCTTTTGCTTTAGTCAATGCAGATGACAAAAACGGTAAGGTCATGCTGCAAAACACAGGAGCCCGGAAATTTACTTATGCCCTCAAATCACCGGCTGATTTTAAAGCAAAAATTCTCGAAAATTCCTTTGACGGATTAGTCCTTTTGATGGACGGTCAAGAACTGCATACCCATCTCATTGGAGAGTTTAATACCTACAATTTAACTGCTGCTTATGCAGCCGCAATGCTCCTGATTGATGAAAAAATCAATATACTGACCCATTTAAGTGCTTTAAAAGCTGCAGAAGGGCGGTTTGACAATGTGAGTAATCAGGAACGAACCATTATAGGCATTGTTGATTATGCCCATACCCCTGATGCGCTTGAAAAGGTATTGCAAACCATCAATCATATCAGAACCAAAAACGAACAACTCATCACTGTAGTGGGATGTGGTGGAAACAGAGATAAAGCCAAACGTCCGGTCATGGCAAAGTTGGCCTGTGAATTAAGTGATAGGGTCATTCTGACTTCTGACAATCCGAGATATGAGGATGCAGAAGCTATTATTAATGACATGAAAGCCGGAGTTAGCCCTCAATATTCCGGTAAAGCCATCTCCATCACCAATCGCCGGGAAGCTATTAAAACCGCTTGTATGCTGGCTAAAAAAGGGGATATCATACTCGTTGCAGGCAAGGGGCATGAAAAATATCAGGAAATCAATGGCATCCGGCAACACTTTGACGATAAGGAAGAATTACAGACCGCTTTAAATCAAATTTCGGGTTTAAAAACATAA
- the murD gene encoding UDP-N-acetylmuramoyl-L-alanine--D-glutamate ligase: MKNKLVILGGAESGIGAAILGKRNGLDVFVSDMGKISPENKVRLDAEHILYEENGHSLPLILEAFEVVKSPGVPEKAQVIQRIRSAGIPVISEIEFAARYTNASIIAITGSNGKTTTTSLTYHLLKTAGYKVAVAGNIGNSFAMELASGIQYDFYVLEISSFQLDDIVLFKPHIAVITNITPDHLDRYNYSVDLYSKAKLRITLNQHAEDHLIYSADSPELTKQLMSHQVKAQPHPFSLQTEPENGIFVKDNSIVLPNKSRISLDFLTLKGKHNLYNTMVAVAIGHFAGIENQAIESGLLSFEPLEHRLEPVAIVNGVEFINDSKATNIDSAWFALDAMNQPVIWIAGGTDKGNDYSVLEEFVKTKVKAIVCLGVDNSKIHQAFGHLLKNIIDTKGADEAVQKAFHLAEAGDVVLLSPACASFDLFQNYMDRGRQFKESVRQLEIAENLKLKEKNVNS; this comes from the coding sequence TTGAAAAACAAATTGGTCATATTGGGTGGAGCAGAAAGCGGAATCGGTGCGGCAATATTAGGCAAACGCAACGGGTTGGATGTTTTTGTATCCGATATGGGCAAAATTTCTCCTGAAAATAAAGTCCGTTTGGATGCGGAACATATCTTATACGAAGAAAACGGTCATAGCTTGCCTTTGATTTTAGAAGCTTTTGAAGTCGTAAAGAGTCCGGGAGTACCCGAAAAAGCTCAGGTAATTCAGAGAATCAGATCTGCCGGTATTCCGGTCATATCTGAAATTGAATTTGCTGCTCGATATACCAATGCAAGCATAATTGCAATAACAGGAAGCAATGGAAAAACCACAACCACTTCATTGACCTATCATTTGCTGAAAACAGCAGGATATAAAGTAGCTGTTGCAGGAAATATAGGCAACAGTTTTGCCATGGAACTGGCTTCCGGAATTCAATATGACTTTTATGTTTTGGAAATCAGCAGTTTTCAGTTAGACGATATAGTTTTGTTTAAACCGCATATAGCGGTCATTACCAATATAACACCCGACCATTTAGACCGGTATAACTACTCTGTTGATTTATATTCAAAAGCGAAGCTTCGCATCACGCTCAACCAACATGCGGAAGATCATTTGATTTATAGTGCCGATAGCCCTGAATTGACGAAACAGTTGATGAGTCATCAGGTAAAAGCACAACCACATCCTTTTTCATTACAAACTGAGCCTGAAAATGGAATATTTGTAAAGGACAATTCAATAGTGCTTCCAAACAAATCTCGGATTAGTCTGGATTTCCTGACACTGAAAGGAAAACACAATTTATATAACACGATGGTGGCAGTTGCTATCGGCCATTTTGCAGGCATTGAAAACCAGGCTATTGAATCCGGATTGCTTTCTTTCGAACCTTTGGAACACAGGTTAGAGCCTGTTGCCATAGTGAATGGAGTTGAGTTTATCAACGATTCAAAAGCCACTAATATTGATTCTGCCTGGTTTGCTTTAGATGCGATGAATCAACCGGTCATTTGGATAGCAGGCGGCACAGATAAAGGAAATGACTATTCTGTTTTGGAAGAATTTGTCAAAACAAAGGTGAAAGCCATCGTTTGCTTAGGCGTGGATAATTCTAAAATTCACCAAGCTTTCGGGCACTTGTTGAAAAATATAATAGATACAAAAGGTGCTGATGAAGCGGTACAAAAAGCTTTTCATTTGGCTGAAGCCGGCGATGTGGTATTGCTTTCACCGGCTTGTGCCAGTTTCGATTTGTTTCAAAACTATATGGACAGAGGAAGGCAGTTTAAAGAATCAGTACGTCAGTTGGAAATAGCTGAAAATCTGAAGTTAAAAGAAAAGAATGTAAATTCTTGA
- a CDS encoding phospho-N-acetylmuramoyl-pentapeptide-transferase, translating into MLYYFFDYLAKYNVSGAGMFKYISFRAGLAIIISLVITIVFGGRLIAKLHKMQVSDDIRQLGLAGEEKKKGTPTMGGLIILFAILLPTLLLAKVLNIYIILMLLTTIWMGTIGFIDDYIKVFKRDKGGMRARTKLIGQVGLGLIVGSIMYFHPNIVIREDISNTPQKTFYKEEYRFTTKVDGVKKVLVDYKAAVTNVPFLKNYKFDYGKLLAFLGDNYHKWAFLIYIPAVIFIVTAVSNAANLTDGIDGLATGTSAIAGTCLGILAYLSGNAITATYLNIMHLPDTGELVIFSAAFIGACIGFLWYNAFPAQVFMGDTGSLTLGGIIATLAVAVRKELLIPILCGIFVIENASVLMQVAYFKYTKRKYGTGQRIFLMSPLHHHYQKKGIHEATVVTRFWIVGILLAVLTFITLKIR; encoded by the coding sequence GTGCTCTATTATTTTTTTGATTATTTGGCAAAATACAATGTTTCCGGTGCAGGAATGTTTAAATACATTTCGTTTCGGGCAGGGTTAGCCATAATTATTTCATTGGTCATCACCATTGTTTTTGGAGGACGCTTGATTGCCAAGCTGCATAAAATGCAGGTTAGCGACGATATCCGACAATTGGGGCTGGCCGGTGAAGAAAAAAAGAAAGGCACACCAACGATGGGCGGTTTAATTATTTTGTTTGCCATTCTTCTGCCAACCTTATTGCTTGCTAAAGTGCTGAACATCTATATCATATTGATGCTTCTTACCACGATTTGGATGGGTACAATCGGGTTTATTGACGATTATATCAAAGTCTTTAAACGCGACAAAGGAGGAATGCGGGCCAGAACCAAACTAATAGGGCAAGTGGGATTAGGACTGATTGTGGGCAGTATCATGTATTTCCATCCAAATATTGTGATTCGTGAAGACATTTCCAATACCCCTCAAAAAACCTTTTACAAAGAAGAATATCGGTTTACCACAAAAGTTGATGGAGTTAAAAAAGTGTTGGTGGACTATAAAGCAGCGGTAACCAACGTGCCATTTCTGAAAAACTATAAGTTTGATTATGGTAAACTGCTTGCTTTTTTAGGGGATAACTACCATAAATGGGCATTTTTAATTTATATCCCGGCAGTCATATTTATTGTAACTGCTGTTTCAAATGCTGCAAATCTTACAGATGGTATTGACGGATTAGCCACAGGAACATCAGCGATAGCAGGTACATGTTTAGGAATATTGGCCTATTTGTCAGGCAATGCCATAACAGCTACTTATCTGAACATTATGCACTTACCCGATACCGGAGAACTGGTCATTTTTTCCGCTGCATTTATCGGTGCTTGCATCGGTTTTTTGTGGTATAATGCTTTTCCGGCTCAAGTATTTATGGGAGATACAGGCAGCCTGACACTCGGTGGCATCATCGCAACTTTGGCTGTTGCTGTTCGCAAGGAATTGTTGATACCTATTCTTTGCGGTATTTTTGTCATCGAAAATGCATCTGTGCTGATGCAGGTGGCATACTTCAAATATACGAAAAGAAAGTATGGAACCGGGCAAAGGATATTTCTGATGTCGCCCTTACACCATCATTATCAGAAAAAAGGAATACATGAAGCAACAGTTGTAACGAGGTTTTGGATTGTCGGCATTCTACTGGCCGTTTTGACATTTATTACTCTGAAAATCAGATAA
- a CDS encoding UDP-N-acetylmuramate--L-alanine ligase, with protein sequence MFQLNNIKSICFIGIGGIGMSALARYFLNRKVEVFGYDRTSTSLTKTLEEEGAEILYSDEVNFLPEQVDLVVYTPAIPDTNQWLKFYRQKNYMVLKRSEVLQVITEQSFTIAVAGSHGKTTVTSMIAHVLHQSGYGCTAFVGGIMTNYNSNFIAGNNNVVVIEADEFDRSFHRLSPDIAVITAVDSDHLEVYGNQKGVEEAFLTFARKIKPGGTLVLKLSSPIAPILEGIGDVLTYHLFYPIADAYTYSLNRTKRGFEYAVACESARLGNFELNIQGQYNVENSIAAISVAYMLQIEPQHIAASLATFTGIKRRFEYIIQTDNLVMIDDYAHHPNEISALLESVHQLYADRKVTVVFQPHLFTRTRDLAHEFAISFRYADEVILLDIYPAREEPIEGVTSEIIFEKIPNQNKYLYEYNTLLERLQHHPIDVLVTIGAGNIDALVPKIKEILIKQMQD encoded by the coding sequence ATGTTTCAGTTGAACAACATAAAAAGTATCTGTTTTATCGGGATTGGCGGCATAGGAATGAGTGCCCTGGCCCGCTATTTTTTAAACCGAAAAGTTGAAGTTTTTGGCTATGATCGAACTTCTACTTCTCTGACAAAAACGCTCGAGGAAGAAGGTGCTGAAATTTTATATAGTGATGAAGTAAATTTTTTGCCGGAACAGGTAGATTTGGTTGTTTATACACCGGCTATTCCTGACACTAATCAATGGTTAAAATTTTATCGTCAAAAAAACTATATGGTGCTTAAACGCTCCGAAGTTTTGCAGGTGATTACGGAACAGTCATTTACAATCGCTGTCGCCGGCTCGCATGGAAAAACAACGGTAACCAGTATGATTGCCCATGTCTTGCATCAATCCGGTTATGGTTGTACTGCATTTGTTGGCGGAATTATGACCAACTACAACAGCAATTTCATTGCGGGAAACAACAATGTTGTAGTCATTGAAGCCGATGAATTTGATCGTTCATTCCATCGCCTTAGTCCTGATATTGCCGTCATCACTGCGGTTGACAGTGATCACCTGGAGGTTTATGGCAATCAGAAAGGAGTAGAAGAGGCATTTTTAACCTTTGCCCGTAAGATAAAACCGGGCGGCACTTTAGTATTAAAACTTTCCTCACCTATTGCACCGATTTTAGAAGGAATTGGGGATGTGTTGACTTATCATTTGTTTTATCCGATTGCTGATGCATATACTTATTCCTTAAATCGGACTAAACGGGGATTTGAATACGCGGTTGCCTGTGAAAGTGCTCGGTTGGGCAATTTTGAACTTAACATTCAGGGTCAGTATAATGTCGAAAACAGCATTGCTGCCATCAGTGTGGCATATATGCTTCAAATTGAACCTCAACATATTGCCGCTTCTTTGGCAACTTTTACAGGAATTAAGCGCAGGTTTGAATACATCATACAAACAGATAATTTGGTGATGATTGACGATTATGCACATCACCCCAACGAAATTTCTGCACTCCTGGAGTCTGTTCATCAACTTTATGCAGACCGCAAGGTAACGGTTGTTTTTCAACCTCACCTGTTTACCCGAACCAGAGATTTGGCACACGAATTTGCCATTAGTTTCAGATATGCCGATGAGGTTATTTTGCTTGACATTTATCCCGCAAGAGAAGAGCCTATTGAAGGCGTGACTTCTGAAATAATTTTTGAAAAGATACCAAACCAAAACAAATATCTCTATGAATATAATACCCTTTTAGAACGATTGCAACATCATCCGATTGATGTTTTGGTTACAATCGGAGCAGGAAATATTGATGCATTGGTACCTAAAATCAAAGAAATACTCATCAAACAAATGCAAGACTAA
- the murG gene encoding undecaprenyldiphospho-muramoylpentapeptide beta-N-acetylglucosaminyltransferase, protein MSIQTPKIIISGGGTGGHIFPAIAIANAIKEIEPAAEILFVGAKGRMEMDLIPKAGYPIEALWISGLQRKLSVENLLFPLKVLNSLWRSFRIINRFKPDVAVGVGGYASWAVLQIASWFGLPTLIQEQNSYPGIANRLLAKSVTKICVVYDNLSQYFNPQKIVLTGNPVRDNIANLKGSKSEALKYFGLDEQKSTILITGGSLGARGINEGVLACLPDLIKDNNIQLLWQAGKFYIDEIKEKTRQFGQNLITLAFIDRMDLAYIAADAILSRAGGTVSELCLVGKPVVLMPSPNVTEDHQTANAMNLVQKNAAIMVKDSEASTKLLPALKTVLFDIEIQENLSTNIRKLAKPDAAGHIAREILSLVKS, encoded by the coding sequence ATGTCTATTCAAACTCCAAAAATAATAATTAGCGGCGGCGGAACCGGGGGACATATTTTTCCGGCGATTGCGATTGCTAATGCTATCAAAGAGATAGAACCTGCGGCAGAAATACTGTTTGTTGGAGCAAAAGGACGCATGGAAATGGATTTAATCCCGAAAGCAGGCTATCCGATTGAAGCACTTTGGATCAGCGGATTGCAAAGAAAGCTGAGCGTAGAGAATTTGCTGTTTCCTTTAAAAGTTTTGAACAGTTTATGGCGGTCTTTCCGAATAATTAACAGATTTAAACCTGATGTAGCTGTTGGAGTAGGAGGATATGCAAGCTGGGCGGTTTTACAAATTGCATCATGGTTTGGTTTGCCAACGCTAATTCAAGAGCAAAATTCTTACCCCGGTATCGCCAATCGCCTTTTAGCAAAAAGTGTTACCAAAATTTGTGTGGTGTACGATAATTTGAGCCAATATTTTAACCCTCAAAAAATTGTATTGACCGGAAACCCCGTCAGAGATAATATTGCCAACCTAAAGGGCAGTAAAAGCGAGGCGTTGAAATACTTTGGTCTTGACGAGCAAAAATCAACCATTTTGATTACCGGAGGAAGTTTAGGTGCGAGAGGTATCAATGAGGGGGTGTTGGCCTGTTTACCTGATTTAATAAAAGACAATAACATACAGTTGCTATGGCAGGCAGGTAAGTTTTATATAGATGAAATCAAAGAAAAGACTCGTCAATTTGGACAAAACTTAATCACTTTGGCATTTATTGACCGGATGGACTTGGCTTATATAGCCGCTGATGCTATTTTGTCGAGAGCAGGAGGAACTGTTTCAGAACTTTGTTTGGTAGGTAAACCGGTAGTTTTAATGCCTTCGCCAAATGTAACAGAAGACCACCAAACTGCCAATGCCATGAATTTGGTTCAAAAAAATGCTGCTATAATGGTAAAAGACAGCGAAGCGAGCACTAAACTTTTACCTGCACTCAAAACCGTTTTATTTGACATAGAAATACAAGAAAATCTGAGTACGAACATCAGGAAACTGGCAAAACCCGATGCTGCAGGTCATATAGCCCGCGAAATACTGAGTTTGGTCAAATCATAA
- a CDS encoding transpeptidase family protein gives MSIKRDISWRINLFFLLLCGMGVMIMAFALKIQVIEGDYWRKQGINTTRVDTIEGERGNIYSEDGRLLATSLPVFDIRMDMRILDDSLVKQMDTLATCLSAYFKDRSKEDYLEKLVNGRTPPQNAYLLIKSNVDYDDLPVIRNFPIFKLGRFKGGLIIESRTKREQPFGMLARRTIGYFRENAQQVGIEATQDAFLRGTQVPRSMYRSMANTWVPIYEQFGEEPQNGKDVYTTIDINLQDILDSSLRNALQKYRADHGCAIVMEVKTGKIKAISNLVLNSDGSYIEDFNYAIGEKGDPGSTFKIAALATLLDAGFITDTTTIDIEGGRKKYHNKWMEDVAKHPVDSISVARAIEISSNVGISKLIDQYYRKAPGEFIDALERMGLTKPVGIDIQGEPFPVVKRPTDKDWSGITLTQMSIGYEIEFTPLQLLTFFNAIANDGMMMQPYLVNSIKDMSTEIKQFKPTILKRQICKKSTAQKIREIMKGVVERGTAKSIYNPNFSMACKTGTARIAKEDQGYKPVYQASIAGFFPAEKPEYSCIVVIKSPTSGEYYGGQVAAPVFRDVVEKYYSLKMTSQVAINQSDNSQEEKILPPMIKSGYKSDLKAIYDFFGIKHQTLPSKAEITDWAIPDRKEKKIALKNMTVIDNLVPNVMGMGLRDAVYLLESQGLKVKFSGYGQVVGQNPSYGARFKKGDVVAIDLN, from the coding sequence ATGAGCATCAAACGCGATATAAGTTGGCGCATCAATTTGTTCTTCCTGCTTTTATGTGGGATGGGGGTCATGATTATGGCGTTTGCCCTAAAAATTCAGGTAATAGAAGGAGACTATTGGCGAAAACAGGGCATCAATACGACGAGAGTTGACACTATAGAAGGCGAAAGGGGAAATATCTATTCCGAAGACGGAAGATTGCTCGCAACTTCATTGCCGGTATTCGACATTCGTATGGATATGCGCATTTTAGATGATAGTTTGGTGAAACAAATGGATACTTTGGCTACCTGTTTATCGGCGTACTTTAAAGACCGAAGTAAAGAAGATTACCTTGAAAAATTAGTCAATGGCAGAACCCCTCCTCAAAATGCCTATTTGTTGATAAAATCCAATGTTGATTACGATGATTTACCGGTCATCCGCAACTTCCCGATTTTTAAACTCGGAAGATTTAAAGGCGGGTTAATCATTGAAAGCCGCACAAAAAGAGAACAACCTTTTGGAATGTTGGCCCGAAGAACGATAGGTTATTTCAGGGAAAACGCGCAACAAGTTGGAATTGAAGCCACTCAGGATGCTTTTTTACGAGGAACCCAAGTGCCTCGTTCTATGTATCGTTCCATGGCAAATACATGGGTGCCTATCTACGAACAATTTGGAGAAGAGCCTCAGAATGGGAAAGATGTTTATACCACTATAGACATTAACCTTCAGGATATTTTAGACAGCTCGCTAAGAAACGCATTGCAAAAGTACCGCGCAGACCATGGATGTGCTATTGTGATGGAGGTGAAAACCGGTAAAATAAAAGCTATTTCCAATCTTGTGTTAAATTCTGATGGCTCCTATATCGAAGACTTTAACTACGCAATCGGAGAAAAAGGCGATCCGGGTTCAACCTTTAAAATCGCTGCTTTGGCAACCCTACTCGATGCCGGGTTTATTACTGATACCACCACCATTGATATTGAGGGCGGAAGGAAAAAATATCACAATAAATGGATGGAGGATGTGGCTAAACATCCGGTTGATTCTATTTCAGTAGCAAGAGCAATTGAAATTTCTTCAAATGTGGGCATTTCAAAACTAATTGACCAATATTACCGCAAAGCCCCGGGTGAATTTATTGATGCTTTAGAGCGAATGGGTCTGACAAAACCGGTCGGAATTGATATACAGGGTGAACCTTTTCCGGTTGTAAAAAGACCAACTGATAAAGATTGGAGCGGAATTACCCTTACTCAAATGTCTATCGGATATGAAATAGAATTCACGCCCTTGCAATTGCTTACCTTTTTTAATGCAATAGCCAATGACGGAATGATGATGCAGCCTTATTTAGTAAACAGCATCAAAGATATGAGCACTGAGATCAAACAGTTTAAACCCACCATTTTGAAAAGGCAAATCTGTAAAAAATCTACTGCTCAGAAAATACGGGAAATAATGAAAGGTGTTGTTGAACGAGGCACTGCTAAAAGCATTTATAATCCCAATTTTTCGATGGCCTGTAAGACAGGTACAGCTCGAATTGCCAAAGAAGATCAGGGTTATAAACCGGTATATCAGGCTTCTATCGCAGGTTTTTTTCCGGCCGAGAAACCGGAGTATTCCTGTATTGTTGTCATAAAATCGCCTACTTCCGGTGAATATTACGGTGGGCAGGTGGCAGCTCCGGTTTTCAGGGATGTGGTTGAAAAATACTACTCTCTGAAAATGACCTCTCAAGTAGCCATCAACCAATCCGACAACAGTCAGGAGGAAAAAATACTTCCTCCTATGATTAAAAGTGGCTACAAATCTGATTTGAAAGCCATCTATGACTTTTTCGGAATTAAACATCAGACACTGCCTTCTAAAGCTGAAATAACCGATTGGGCAATTCCCGACCGGAAAGAAAAGAAAATCGCACTAAAAAATATGACCGTCATAGACAATCTGGTACCCAATGTTATGGGAATGGGGCTTCGTGATGCTGTTTATCTGCTCGAATCGCAAGGTCTAAAGGTCAAGTTTTCGGGGTATGGTCAGGTAGTCGGTCAAAATCCAAGCTATGGAGCACGATTTAAAAAAGGAGATGTAGTTGCAATTGATTTGAATTAA
- a CDS encoding FtsW/RodA/SpoVE family cell cycle protein: MQAIFNHLQGDRKIWFIVILLSLFSILGVYSATGALAYRQLGGNTEYYLLKQMFIVGFGFVLMYLSHKVNHLYYSRVAQVMLYLSVPLLALTLIFGSEINEARRWLTVPVLNLSFQTSDFAKLALIMYTSRMLSRKQHIIKDFDRSFIPIVLPMITVCMLIVPANLSTATLLFTTCIVLMFIGRVHFRHISLTVWFGLSAFALYFAIAAYTGKGRVQTWVKRIETHTNKEIEEPYQVQQAKIAIANGGFLRLAPGKSVQRNFLPHPYSDFIYAIIIEEYGLITGFLIMVLYILLLYRCIRIFARAPDPFGALLAVGLGAVLVIQALMNMAVTVNFLPVTGLTLPLISMGGTSVLFSSIAIGIILSVSRTVENTETAT, from the coding sequence ATGCAGGCAATATTTAATCATCTTCAGGGCGACCGCAAAATATGGTTTATCGTGATACTGCTATCACTGTTTTCTATATTAGGGGTCTATAGTGCAACAGGAGCGCTTGCATACAGGCAATTGGGTGGCAACACAGAATATTACCTGTTAAAACAGATGTTTATAGTTGGCTTTGGTTTCGTTTTGATGTATTTATCCCATAAAGTAAATCATTTGTACTATTCCAGGGTGGCTCAGGTTATGCTTTACCTTTCTGTTCCTTTGTTGGCTTTAACCCTGATTTTTGGTTCTGAAATTAACGAAGCCAGAAGGTGGTTGACTGTTCCGGTTTTGAACTTATCGTTTCAAACTTCTGATTTTGCCAAATTAGCGCTCATCATGTACACTTCCCGGATGTTATCGCGCAAACAGCATATCATCAAAGACTTTGATCGTTCCTTTATACCAATTGTATTGCCGATGATTACCGTTTGTATGCTGATTGTGCCGGCAAATTTATCAACTGCAACTTTATTATTTACGACCTGCATTGTTCTGATGTTTATCGGACGCGTACATTTCAGACATATATCCTTAACTGTTTGGTTCGGATTAAGTGCTTTTGCTTTGTATTTTGCGATTGCAGCATATACCGGAAAAGGTAGAGTTCAGACTTGGGTTAAAAGGATTGAAACTCACACCAACAAAGAAATTGAGGAACCTTATCAGGTACAACAGGCTAAAATTGCAATTGCCAATGGCGGTTTTTTAAGACTTGCTCCCGGAAAAAGTGTACAAAGAAACTTTCTGCCGCATCCTTATTCAGACTTTATCTATGCCATTATCATTGAGGAATACGGTTTGATTACCGGCTTTTTAATCATGGTTTTATACATATTACTATTATACCGGTGTATTCGCATTTTTGCCCGTGCACCCGACCCGTTTGGTGCATTGCTGGCTGTCGGATTAGGAGCAGTCCTTGTCATTCAAGCCTTGATGAATATGGCTGTAACGGTAAATTTTTTACCGGTAACGGGATTAACTCTACCCTTGATCAGTATGGGAGGAACGTCCGTCTTGTTCAGCAGTATTGCAATTGGAATAATTCTAAGTGTAAGCCGAACGGTTGAAAACACAGAAACTGCAACATAA